A part of Streptomyces sp. RKAG293 genomic DNA contains:
- a CDS encoding RRQRL motif-containing zinc-binding protein, whose amino-acid sequence MPRSDATLPEFDRGTVPDGLVTRRQLRDLGLSPGDNDGPVAILRCKWCGYRPQWSCIHPTRGFLLRVDLAVPKRVPTLAQEWALDAAMAARQTCGDCGRRFYFCLSKKLGCCLECFDGTPVDPSSYFAATAPVLHRLAA is encoded by the coding sequence GTGCCGCGCAGTGACGCGACCCTGCCCGAGTTCGATCGCGGCACTGTCCCCGACGGCCTGGTCACCAGGCGTCAGCTGCGGGATCTGGGCCTCAGCCCCGGAGACAACGACGGGCCGGTCGCGATCCTGCGCTGCAAGTGGTGCGGATACCGGCCGCAGTGGTCGTGCATCCACCCCACCCGCGGCTTCCTGCTCCGCGTCGATCTGGCCGTGCCCAAGCGCGTTCCGACGCTCGCTCAGGAGTGGGCTCTGGACGCGGCGATGGCAGCTCGCCAGACCTGCGGCGACTGCGGGAGGCGTTTCTATTTCTGCCTCTCCAAGAAACTCGGCTGCTGCCTGGAGTGCTTCGACGGCACCCCCGTGGACCCCAGCAGCTACTTCGCTGCCACGGCCCCGGTCCTCCACCGGCTCGCCGCCTGA
- a CDS encoding ATP-binding protein: MTELIYPQIPAHSLVVLIGPSGAGKSTVARTWPASQVLSLDALREVVSDDAGDQDATGDAVAALHLLLEARMRRRLFTVVDATNVTESAREPLIAAAKRHDMLPIAVMVATPGSVCIERQGPRPANRTVPEEVVIQQRQDMVNSHRTLKAEGFPEIVFSDSLYRLLPYLERLSETRQADLGLDGGAGLGDLNLVRRVFGEEILPLWRWKPGSNVAGGDRVAEIRLGQQYLTLALRTDVDGEGDIGFDVLVPCPHDDECTGYAWAPAYSVTCLFRALNGDLDDDEDIVCTVHGPNNDEDQEDDPEGRADLEAQAMEAISG; this comes from the coding sequence ATGACCGAGCTGATCTACCCGCAGATTCCCGCGCACAGCCTTGTGGTCCTCATCGGCCCCTCTGGAGCCGGGAAGTCCACGGTCGCGCGCACCTGGCCCGCCTCGCAGGTCCTGTCCCTGGACGCGCTGCGGGAGGTCGTCAGCGACGACGCGGGCGACCAGGACGCGACCGGCGACGCCGTCGCCGCCCTGCACCTGCTCCTGGAGGCGAGGATGCGGCGGCGGTTGTTCACCGTCGTCGACGCGACCAACGTCACCGAGTCCGCCCGGGAACCGCTGATCGCCGCAGCCAAGCGGCACGACATGCTCCCCATCGCGGTCATGGTCGCCACCCCCGGCAGCGTCTGCATCGAGCGGCAGGGCCCGCGGCCCGCCAACCGCACGGTGCCGGAGGAGGTGGTCATCCAGCAGCGTCAGGACATGGTCAATTCCCACCGGACCCTCAAGGCGGAGGGCTTCCCGGAGATCGTCTTCTCCGACAGCCTCTACCGGCTGCTGCCGTACCTGGAGCGCCTGAGCGAGACCCGGCAGGCCGACCTCGGACTGGACGGCGGCGCTGGCCTCGGTGACCTGAACCTCGTACGCCGGGTGTTCGGCGAGGAGATCCTGCCGCTGTGGCGCTGGAAGCCCGGCTCGAACGTCGCCGGCGGCGACCGCGTCGCGGAGATCCGCCTCGGTCAGCAGTACCTCACCCTCGCCCTGCGCACCGACGTCGACGGCGAGGGCGACATCGGATTCGACGTGCTGGTGCCCTGCCCGCACGACGACGAATGCACCGGCTACGCCTGGGCGCCCGCCTACAGCGTCACCTGCCTCTTCCGGGCGCTGAACGGCGACCTGGACGACGACGAGGACATCGTCTGCACCGTCCACGGCCCGAACAACGACGAGGACCAGGAGGACGACCCCGAGGGCCGCGCCGACCTCGAAGCGCAGGCCATGGAGGCGATCAGCGGATGA
- a CDS encoding LysM peptidoglycan-binding domain-containing protein, with the protein MAPHTPGPLRTLGVLLRALAGLALLLALIAGVPYALLAIGHQPTELSGGLDLLLRQDDGTLFLVVITLLGWAAWAAFTLSALVEIVAVLQRRSAPRIRGLSGMQSLASFLIGGIVLLAPTAASAATATHAAAVTVTQSVAHGQGSASASASSTPSADATHWLTHTVTSPTESPWDLAEHYLGAGQRWKDIAALNPEIHQLAAGDGYLPQGAVIKLPADARTTTPTTSPDPAADALTTTRAEGSQEHPAMPASTRPATTPATAGSGPEVPTIYTVVPDDSLSGIAQEQLGDADQWPKIYNLNAGHLQPGGHHLTDPDLIYPGEHLTLPAPAETTPPSAPATPHPQQKPSGPTEQPPTHAPTEHPAPAPSTTAPDSRPSREQASPSTQSPRPSTTPSVPATRAPAPNSVPSPAAPVPAGTTTAESTATGSRMPVYALGGGLLAAALLTLLATRRKLQQRRRRPGRRIPLPTGNAAATESALRATENPDGAEFIDTALRTAAVHLTAAGRELPELAAVVYAPATGLLLHLAAAAPPVPPFMVTDEDRSRWHCPANTTELLEPADTRTVDAPYPALVTLGGDAAGQTVLVDLERYGAVQITGPDRLSVLRALAVELATSPYADHLDIAALGNSAFAGLPALLPEWFAAPVDVASALRAVAAHHTDQQQALAAVGADSLRQARLGEDGAASWTPYLLLAADDISEHGAHKQLAAITDAHPRTATVIITTNDPGSGAASLPSAWTIDASPATAVRLPDTEIVCTPQALSDQDYADVLELLTLSDEAAPDVPARPDPVPAVALESVPAEVQEPPAVAVLAPYHHDPRVHARITEDDADLSTAPSLPSPPAGPDVNGLDGIGQDSDRGLLAGLADFGSELDDESEQSFPGTRATTPAGIPITAPHSEGEPAPEPAAKEVLRGPVIQVLGPVDVVDAQGTLETKHRRTLTELAAWMVLHPGLDHRALDEALWPGRDVDRKSRNPWISRLRGWLGASADGTKHLPLIANTADARYRFSDTVSCDWHQFQNLVAAGKRAPLADGDAMLRTALELVRGRPFAAVPPRRYHWAGHLAQDMIDAIIDAAATLAERRLQAADPRSALWAATKGLDVAMESERLHRLAFQAHHALGDYDGLERAATQLEKLCDELHSDMEDATAELLRTLLAPA; encoded by the coding sequence ATGGCCCCCCACACCCCCGGACCGCTGCGCACCCTCGGCGTCCTGCTGCGCGCCCTTGCCGGCCTCGCCCTCCTGCTCGCCCTGATCGCAGGAGTTCCCTACGCGCTCCTGGCGATCGGGCACCAGCCCACCGAACTGTCCGGCGGCCTGGACCTGCTGCTGCGCCAGGACGACGGCACCTTGTTCCTGGTCGTCATCACCCTCCTGGGATGGGCCGCCTGGGCCGCTTTCACCCTCTCCGCGCTCGTGGAGATCGTGGCGGTACTGCAGCGCCGCTCCGCCCCCCGGATCCGCGGTCTGAGCGGTATGCAGTCTCTCGCCAGCTTCCTCATCGGCGGGATCGTGCTCCTCGCGCCGACCGCCGCATCCGCAGCGACCGCCACCCACGCCGCCGCCGTCACCGTGACGCAGAGCGTCGCCCACGGCCAGGGCAGCGCGAGCGCCTCCGCATCGTCCACGCCCTCAGCGGATGCCACGCACTGGCTCACGCACACCGTCACCTCACCCACCGAATCCCCATGGGACCTCGCCGAGCACTACCTCGGAGCCGGCCAGCGGTGGAAGGACATCGCCGCGCTGAACCCCGAGATCCACCAGCTCGCTGCCGGCGACGGCTACCTTCCGCAGGGCGCGGTCATCAAGCTGCCCGCTGATGCCCGCACCACCACACCGACCACCAGCCCCGATCCCGCTGCAGACGCGCTCACCACCACCCGGGCGGAAGGTTCGCAGGAACATCCGGCAATGCCCGCCAGTACCAGGCCGGCCACCACGCCAGCCACCGCCGGAAGCGGGCCGGAGGTTCCGACCATCTACACCGTCGTGCCCGACGACTCCCTGTCGGGCATCGCGCAGGAGCAACTTGGCGACGCCGACCAGTGGCCGAAGATCTACAACCTGAACGCCGGCCACCTTCAGCCCGGCGGTCACCATCTCACTGACCCCGACCTGATCTACCCCGGCGAGCACCTGACCCTGCCCGCACCGGCCGAGACCACCCCGCCCTCGGCCCCGGCCACACCCCATCCTCAGCAGAAGCCCTCCGGCCCCACCGAGCAACCCCCGACGCACGCGCCGACCGAGCACCCTGCTCCCGCGCCGTCCACGACCGCCCCGGACAGCCGCCCTTCCCGTGAGCAGGCGTCGCCGAGCACGCAGTCGCCCAGGCCGAGTACCACGCCGTCCGTTCCGGCCACCCGGGCGCCGGCCCCGAACAGTGTCCCCTCCCCCGCCGCCCCGGTGCCGGCGGGCACCACCACGGCGGAGAGCACGGCCACCGGCAGCCGGATGCCGGTCTACGCACTCGGCGGCGGGCTGCTGGCCGCAGCGCTGCTCACCCTGCTCGCCACCCGCCGCAAACTGCAGCAGCGCCGACGCCGCCCCGGCCGCCGCATCCCGCTACCCACCGGCAACGCTGCCGCCACCGAGAGCGCCCTGCGCGCCACCGAGAACCCCGACGGCGCCGAGTTCATCGACACAGCGCTGCGCACCGCCGCCGTACACCTGACCGCCGCAGGGCGGGAACTGCCCGAGCTGGCCGCCGTGGTCTACGCACCGGCTACGGGTCTGCTGCTGCACCTGGCCGCGGCCGCCCCACCAGTGCCGCCGTTCATGGTCACCGATGAGGACCGGAGCCGGTGGCACTGCCCGGCCAACACCACCGAGCTCCTTGAACCCGCGGACACCCGCACCGTCGATGCCCCCTATCCGGCCCTGGTCACCCTCGGCGGGGACGCCGCCGGCCAGACAGTGCTGGTCGACCTGGAGCGCTACGGAGCCGTGCAGATCACCGGCCCCGATCGGCTATCGGTCCTGCGGGCCCTGGCCGTGGAGTTGGCCACCTCGCCGTATGCCGACCACCTCGATATCGCTGCTCTGGGAAACAGTGCCTTCGCTGGGCTGCCCGCCCTGCTCCCCGAGTGGTTCGCCGCGCCCGTCGATGTCGCGTCCGCGCTACGGGCGGTAGCCGCTCACCACACCGATCAGCAACAGGCACTCGCCGCCGTGGGCGCCGACAGCCTGCGCCAGGCCCGGCTCGGCGAGGATGGCGCAGCGTCCTGGACCCCGTACCTGCTCCTCGCCGCCGACGACATCAGCGAGCACGGTGCGCACAAGCAACTCGCGGCCATCACCGACGCGCACCCCCGCACCGCCACCGTCATCATCACCACCAACGACCCGGGCTCCGGAGCCGCTTCTCTGCCCTCGGCGTGGACGATCGACGCCTCCCCCGCCACTGCGGTGCGGCTTCCCGACACCGAGATCGTCTGTACTCCTCAGGCCCTGTCTGATCAGGACTACGCCGATGTCCTCGAACTGCTCACGCTCTCCGATGAAGCCGCCCCCGACGTGCCGGCGCGCCCCGACCCTGTGCCCGCCGTTGCCCTGGAGTCCGTCCCGGCCGAAGTGCAGGAGCCCCCCGCTGTCGCGGTGCTGGCCCCGTACCACCATGATCCGCGCGTCCACGCGCGGATCACCGAGGACGACGCCGACCTCTCCACCGCCCCATCGTTGCCATCTCCCCCTGCGGGTCCGGACGTCAACGGCCTGGACGGCATCGGCCAAGACAGCGACCGCGGGCTCCTGGCCGGCCTCGCGGATTTCGGTAGTGAACTGGACGACGAGTCGGAGCAGTCTTTCCCGGGCACCAGGGCGACGACGCCCGCCGGCATTCCGATCACCGCCCCGCACTCAGAGGGCGAACCTGCCCCGGAGCCTGCGGCCAAGGAAGTCCTTCGTGGTCCGGTCATCCAGGTACTGGGGCCCGTGGATGTGGTCGACGCGCAGGGCACTTTGGAGACGAAGCACCGCCGCACCTTGACGGAGCTCGCCGCGTGGATGGTGCTGCATCCCGGCCTCGACCACCGCGCCCTGGACGAAGCGCTGTGGCCCGGCAGGGACGTCGACCGGAAATCCCGCAACCCGTGGATCAGCCGCCTGCGCGGCTGGCTCGGCGCGAGCGCCGACGGCACCAAGCACCTGCCTCTCATCGCCAACACCGCCGACGCCCGCTACCGGTTCTCCGACACCGTCAGCTGCGACTGGCACCAGTTCCAGAACCTGGTAGCCGCTGGAAAGCGCGCACCGCTGGCCGACGGCGACGCAATGCTGCGCACCGCGTTGGAACTCGTCCGCGGCCGACCGTTCGCCGCCGTCCCGCCACGTCGCTACCACTGGGCCGGGCATCTCGCCCAGGACATGATCGACGCGATCATCGACGCGGCCGCGACGCTGGCCGAGCGCCGGCTTCAGGCTGCCGATCCGCGGAGCGCGTTGTGGGCCGCGACCAAGGGGCTGGACGTCGCGATGGAATCCGAGCGGCTGCACCGGCTGGCGTTCCAAGCGCACCACGCCCTCGGGGACTACGACGGGTTGGAACGCGCAGCCACACAGCTCGAGAAACTGTGCGACGAGCTGCACTCCGACATGGAGGACGCGACCGCGGAGCTCCTACGGACCCTGCTCGCCCCCGCATAG
- a CDS encoding GGDEF domain-containing protein, whose amino-acid sequence MSPTLRVQARTGQRTLLVTTAALPLAGWTVHALTLHRRLAATKKDPLTGALRRDAYTARARRILARHDDTAVVMVDADRFKAINDSLGHAAGDAVLVSIAARLTAWAGQRAAVGRLGGDEFAIVLDLPRGAREGRLEQLVRMLHTPISLDDGRTIDIAASVGAATPDTIGTRDLGQLQRAADAALYDGKHTGRAHLATTAHCTTSTINGRRAGRPGTAMWGRAA is encoded by the coding sequence ATGTCCCCCACCCTGCGCGTACAGGCCCGGACCGGACAGCGCACCCTGTTAGTGACCACAGCCGCGCTCCCCTTGGCCGGCTGGACCGTGCACGCCCTGACACTGCACCGGCGCCTCGCCGCCACGAAGAAAGACCCGCTCACCGGGGCGCTGCGACGCGACGCGTACACCGCCCGCGCCCGCCGCATCCTGGCCCGCCACGACGACACGGCCGTGGTCATGGTCGACGCCGACCGGTTCAAGGCCATCAACGACAGCCTGGGCCATGCGGCGGGCGACGCCGTCCTGGTGTCGATCGCGGCCCGGCTCACCGCATGGGCGGGCCAGCGCGCCGCCGTCGGCAGGCTCGGCGGGGATGAGTTCGCGATCGTGCTGGACCTGCCGCGCGGCGCCCGCGAAGGCCGCCTGGAACAGCTGGTACGGATGCTGCACACACCGATCTCCCTGGACGACGGCCGCACCATCGACATCGCCGCCTCGGTAGGCGCCGCGACCCCGGACACCATCGGCACCCGCGATCTGGGACAGCTACAGCGCGCGGCCGACGCGGCCCTGTACGACGGCAAGCACACCGGCCGCGCTCACCTCGCCACCACCGCGCACTGCACGACGTCGACCATCAACGGGCGTCGGGCAGGCCGACCGGGCACGGCCATGTGGGGGCGAGCGGCATGA
- a CDS encoding DUF2637 domain-containing protein: protein MQEGWQHVTAGKATPITLTRAHRILISVVVTGAVIIAGIGFAGSYAAVRHLADEKGFGWFANVFPIGVDAGIVVLLALDLLLTWMRIPFPLLRPTAWLLTAATIAFNGAAAWPDPVGVGMHSIIPVLFVVSVEAGRHALGRIADLTADRHMESVRIMRWLLAPVPTFKLWRRMKLWELRSYDQVIRLEQDRLVYQARLQARYGRAWRRKAPIEAMMPLRLARFGVPLAETAAAGFAAAGIDAPAVLRPRQTTALELLEPEESAAAGETQQNGEPQQAATPSEAAPAQEMPGHPGEPAAAPSTEGLERDGGWNESRDDAAVVVAQFQEQELRSAQPRYAGVPPARHTAPRASTVHSRVPDRPTEASAMGTSAATATRSAVATTEDREALLLRGKAGVRAIFARMTPAERAESDNALAPRLAQQVGLSEGTTRKYLGAVRREFQPAD, encoded by the coding sequence ATGCAGGAGGGGTGGCAGCACGTGACTGCGGGGAAGGCGACGCCCATCACGCTGACACGCGCGCACCGAATTCTGATCTCGGTGGTGGTGACCGGTGCAGTCATCATCGCTGGCATCGGCTTCGCCGGCTCGTACGCTGCGGTCCGCCACCTCGCCGACGAAAAGGGCTTCGGCTGGTTCGCGAACGTCTTCCCGATCGGCGTCGACGCTGGCATCGTCGTGCTCCTGGCACTGGATCTGCTGCTGACCTGGATGCGCATCCCGTTCCCGCTGCTCCGCCCGACGGCCTGGCTGCTGACCGCCGCTACCATCGCGTTCAACGGCGCCGCAGCGTGGCCCGACCCGGTCGGCGTCGGGATGCACAGCATCATTCCGGTGCTGTTCGTGGTGTCCGTGGAAGCGGGGCGGCATGCGCTGGGCAGGATCGCGGATCTCACCGCCGACCGGCACATGGAATCGGTGCGCATCATGCGGTGGCTGCTCGCACCGGTCCCGACCTTCAAGCTGTGGCGCCGCATGAAGCTGTGGGAACTGCGCTCCTACGACCAGGTCATCCGCCTGGAGCAGGACCGCCTCGTCTACCAGGCACGCCTCCAAGCCCGCTACGGCCGGGCCTGGCGCCGAAAGGCCCCCATCGAGGCCATGATGCCGTTGCGGCTTGCCCGCTTCGGAGTACCGCTGGCCGAGACAGCAGCAGCTGGCTTCGCGGCGGCCGGCATCGATGCTCCCGCCGTCCTGCGCCCGCGCCAGACCACAGCGCTGGAACTCCTGGAACCCGAGGAATCCGCAGCGGCGGGGGAGACGCAACAGAACGGGGAACCGCAGCAGGCGGCGACGCCGAGCGAAGCAGCACCTGCCCAGGAGATGCCCGGACATCCCGGCGAGCCAGCCGCGGCGCCGTCGACCGAGGGGTTGGAACGCGACGGCGGTTGGAACGAATCGCGAGACGACGCTGCAGTTGTCGTTGCGCAGTTCCAAGAGCAGGAACTGCGCAGTGCGCAACCGCGGTACGCCGGGGTGCCGCCCGCCCGGCACACCGCGCCGAGGGCGTCCACCGTGCACTCCCGGGTACCGGATCGGCCCACCGAGGCCAGCGCGATGGGAACGTCTGCCGCCACGGCCACTCGCTCCGCCGTCGCGACGACAGAGGACAGGGAAGCCTTGCTCCTGAGGGGCAAGGCCGGGGTGAGAGCGATCTTCGCGCGCATGACCCCGGCTGAACGGGCGGAGTCCGACAACGCCCTGGCGCCCCGGCTCGCGCAACAGGTGGGCCTGTCGGAGGGCACCACGCGCAAGTACCTGGGGGCCGTCCGTCGCGAGTTCCAACCGGCGGACTAA
- a CDS encoding plasmid partition protein, translating into MDVVISSGPLGSTHAHRERVPRTGGKTTNSGWLAHALQEAEHDYDVVGFDADHSQQFHAWSVTGEFTFPVEPAATAKFHTEVTVPDGKIAIVDCGHTENHPDITNSVLRVADLVILHMAPTKADFDRIVDPPDKTKISDVIKMSAALRADRTAPPTWVLLNRSVTGASSTGIYRGMMEDEGWNVLTTVIPRSEQFGQSVSYPITGASKGPFGQLVTELEKRGLLK; encoded by the coding sequence GTGGATGTGGTGATCTCGTCCGGGCCGTTAGGGTCGACCCATGCTCATCGCGAACGTGTCCCCCGCACCGGCGGCAAGACGACCAATTCCGGATGGTTGGCGCATGCCTTGCAGGAGGCAGAGCACGACTACGACGTAGTTGGGTTCGACGCTGACCATAGCCAGCAGTTCCACGCATGGAGCGTGACGGGCGAGTTCACCTTCCCCGTCGAGCCGGCGGCCACCGCCAAGTTCCACACCGAAGTCACCGTGCCGGACGGAAAGATCGCGATCGTCGACTGCGGTCACACCGAGAACCACCCCGACATCACCAACTCCGTCCTGCGCGTGGCGGACCTGGTGATCCTGCACATGGCTCCGACGAAGGCGGACTTCGACCGGATCGTGGACCCGCCCGACAAGACGAAGATCAGCGACGTCATCAAGATGAGTGCCGCCCTGCGAGCGGACCGCACGGCGCCCCCCACGTGGGTGCTGCTCAACCGCAGCGTGACCGGGGCCAGCTCCACGGGCATCTACCGCGGAATGATGGAAGACGAAGGCTGGAACGTTCTCACCACGGTGATCCCCCGTAGCGAGCAGTTCGGCCAGTCCGTCAGCTATCCCATTACCGGCGCCAGCAAGGGCCCGTTCGGCCAGCTGGTCACCGAGCTCGAGAAGAGGGGTCTGCTGAAGTGA
- a CDS encoding transfer protein, whose protein sequence is MSRIFELTVEAPAGDIISYHPMRLADALGIKDVNRLAVETNGTSKALVTIYPHDPLAQVILADPQMLLMDAKGRIYIGRYHNGRASLLRLYDPKSGSAQRLLLFGTTGAGKSTAGQIILAAMKRSGIAVLYADLKGGQSAPEAFGQKGHGTDGNVAWRVTTQEGTMAQLRTTWLTMMDRQDRYSRMGRSKFLIGRPDPLIYQIVDEANRLLEKGAPYRDEATFYIKDIGRTGRSLGIGIGLFAQAGHLEEMGGSDTLRAMLKEGEVVLLRWTSSMMKQLVTDGLLPTGQVLAPIPKYAGEVDLISQFDEDHEDDDLPGTQGTAYNVNGRYPSSKMRFWNIGSDLPTEGLDPEVLELYGPGAPAEIEQDAWDLIGDAYGQRLDGMEAYRAVFPEPEEDEDDEEGGGGKKKKKGSGGSAGTRAASPVPAAASKPRARTLRDRVQVVLDAHDEQLDALQILELVNADGDRTVQLGSVRNILTTLRK, encoded by the coding sequence ATGAGCAGGATCTTCGAGCTGACCGTGGAAGCACCGGCCGGCGACATCATCAGCTACCACCCGATGCGCCTCGCCGACGCGCTCGGCATCAAGGACGTCAACCGCCTCGCGGTGGAAACCAACGGCACATCCAAGGCGCTGGTCACCATCTACCCCCACGACCCGCTCGCCCAGGTCATCCTGGCCGACCCGCAGATGCTGCTCATGGACGCCAAGGGCCGCATCTACATCGGCCGCTACCACAACGGCCGAGCCTCCCTACTGCGCCTGTACGACCCCAAATCCGGCTCCGCGCAGCGCCTGCTGCTGTTCGGCACCACCGGCGCGGGCAAGTCCACCGCCGGGCAGATCATCCTCGCGGCGATGAAGCGCTCCGGGATCGCGGTGCTGTACGCCGACCTCAAGGGCGGCCAGTCCGCACCGGAAGCGTTCGGGCAGAAGGGGCACGGCACCGACGGGAACGTCGCCTGGCGGGTCACCACCCAGGAAGGCACGATGGCGCAGCTGCGCACCACGTGGCTGACCATGATGGACCGCCAGGACCGCTACTCCAGGATGGGCCGCTCCAAGTTCCTCATCGGCCGCCCCGACCCGCTGATCTACCAGATCGTGGACGAGGCCAACCGGCTACTCGAGAAGGGCGCGCCCTACCGCGACGAAGCGACCTTCTACATCAAGGACATCGGCCGCACCGGCCGCTCGCTGGGCATCGGCATCGGCCTGTTCGCACAGGCCGGCCACCTCGAGGAGATGGGCGGCAGCGACACCCTGCGGGCCATGTTGAAGGAAGGCGAAGTCGTCCTCCTTCGCTGGACCAGCTCGATGATGAAGCAACTGGTGACCGACGGCCTGCTGCCCACCGGCCAGGTCCTCGCACCCATCCCGAAGTACGCGGGCGAAGTCGACCTCATCAGCCAGTTCGACGAAGACCACGAGGACGACGACCTGCCCGGCACACAGGGCACCGCGTACAACGTCAACGGCCGCTACCCGTCCAGCAAGATGCGGTTTTGGAACATCGGCTCCGACCTGCCCACCGAGGGCCTGGACCCCGAAGTGCTGGAGCTCTACGGCCCCGGCGCACCGGCGGAGATCGAGCAGGACGCCTGGGACCTCATCGGTGACGCCTACGGCCAGCGCCTGGACGGCATGGAGGCGTACCGGGCCGTGTTCCCCGAGCCCGAGGAAGACGAGGACGACGAAGAAGGCGGCGGCGGCAAAAAGAAGAAGAAGGGCTCCGGCGGCTCCGCCGGCACCCGGGCCGCCTCCCCGGTCCCAGCCGCGGCGAGCAAGCCCCGCGCCCGCACGCTGCGCGACCGCGTCCAGGTCGTCCTGGACGCGCACGACGAGCAGCTGGACGCGCTCCAGATCCTGGAGCTGGTCAACGCCGACGGCGACCGCACGGTCCAGCTCGGCAGCGTCCGCAACATCCTGACCACCCTCAGGAAATAG